TCAATGTTGGTTTACTTTCTGAAGCAGGAGTGCCTGCAATTGCAGATCCTGGAGCAAGTATTGTAAAACTGGCACACGAAAACAATATACGTGTAATTCCTTTGGTAGGACCGTCATCTATTTTAATGGCAATGATGAGTTCTGGTATGAACGGACAAAATTTTGCTTTTAATGGGTATTTACCTATTGATAAATCGGATAGAAAAAAGGCTTTAAAAGATTTAGAAAAGCTTTCTAATGATAAAAATCAATCGCAAATTTTTATAGAAACTCCTTATCGAAATGAAAAAATGTTGGCAGATTTAAAAGCCACATTATCACCCACTACAAATTTATGTATTGCAGCAGATATTACGTTGCCAACAGAATATATTAAAACCTTGATGGTTAAAGATTGGAAACATCAGCAACCAGATTTACACAAAAAACCAGCAATCTTTATTATTCAGAAATAGCTTGTATTTTATATAAAAATAACACAAAAAAGGTTTAATGTTTTCTTATAAAAGATACATAAAGCCTTTTTTTATTTGAATTAAAAGAGGTTTTTTTAAACAATAGGGTTTTGGTCTGCTTCTATATTAGAAACATCATACCCACCAAAGCTTTTTAAATAAGATTTAATGGTAGCTCCGTAAGCGTCAGAAAAACCATCCAAACCATTGCTACGTAAAAATTTTTTTACATTACCTGCACCACTTAAATGAGCTGCAGCTAATATCCCA
The nucleotide sequence above comes from Polaribacter butkevichii. Encoded proteins:
- a CDS encoding SAM-dependent methyltransferase; the protein is MIGKLYLIPTTLGDTEPLEVMPLSVKKVVEQIDYYIVENEKSARRFIKKISPKKSQPSLQLMLLDKYAEELETSRYLDVCKEGINVGLLSEAGVPAIADPGASIVKLAHENNIRVIPLVGPSSILMAMMSSGMNGQNFAFNGYLPIDKSDRKKALKDLEKLSNDKNQSQIFIETPYRNEKMLADLKATLSPTTNLCIAADITLPTEYIKTLMVKDWKHQQPDLHKKPAIFIIQK